Below is a window of Aphanothece sacrum FPU1 DNA.
GGATTAGACATTATTGGGGCAGAATATTTACGAGACGTAGAACCTGGAGAATTAGTTTGGATCACGGAAGAAGGGTTAGCTTCGTTTCATTGGGCCCCAAAACCACAACGGAAATTATGTGTTTTTGAAATGATTTATTTTGCCCGTCCTGATAGTTTAATGCACGATGAAACTTTGTATAGTTATCGGTTACGTTTAGGGCAACAATTAGCTAAAGAATCCTTTGTTGATGCTGATTTAGTCATGGGAGTTCCTGACTCTGGAATTCCTGCTAGTATTGGTTTTTCTCAAGTATCCGGGATTACTTATGGGGAAGGATTAATTAAGAATCGTTATGTAGGAAGGACATTTATTCAACCGACACAACACATGAGGGAATCTGGCATAAAAATGAAATTAAATCCCCTCAAAGATGTGTTGAATGGTAAGCGAGTCATTATTGTGGATGATTCGATTGTGCGGGGAACTACTAGTCGTAAAATTGTTAAAGCATTACGGGATGCTGGGGCCACAGAAGTGCATATGAGAATCTCGTCTCCTCCTGTTACTCATCCTTGTTTTTATGGCATTGATACGGATAACCAAAATCAGTTAATTGCAGCGACAAAAACTGTTGCAGATATTGCCGAACAAATTGGAGTAGATTCTTTAGCTTATTTAAGTTGGAAGGGAATGTTAGAGGCAACTGGCGAAGATATTAATAGTTTTTGTTCTGCCTGTTTTACGGGGGATTATCCGGTAGCTATTCCTGAAAATGTAAAACGTTCTAAATTAATTTTAGAAAAAGCTAAAGTTTAATTTATCTATCGGTTGGGTTGAGGTTATTAAACCCAACCGATAGATAAATTAATAATTAATGACAGACTCAAGTCTGATCCTATAAAGACTAAGTCCGCCTGCGCGGACAGCCATTCTAGGTTGCGTAGGCAACCTTGGATGAAACCTAAATAATTATATTGCCATGCCCAAACCCATTATTAATAATTTTAATTGATTTATTGTGCTGAAATTAATCAATTATTAATTATAAATCGGTAATAAGTTGTCCCTAAACGTAACCTACCAACCAACAAAAGTGAGCGGGGATACTGTAAACTAGAAACTAGGCTCGAAAACAAAGACTTTTTCCAGTCAAATAGTTCTTAGACTAAAAAAGCACGATTAGTTCTATTAAACTATGTTTTTGGGCTGCTCAAATAACTAGATAGCATTAAATAACTATTAATGTTAAAGTAATGTCATTTAGGATTAGTTACCTTCTAAGGAGACACCTATGTTACACCGCAAGATTTATCAACTCTGTACAGAGGGTCGAGAAATATGTCTTTTCTTGCGAGATCAGCAGCGTTGGATCGAGGCGGCGACCATCGTTTCCCTAGAAGGAGATTTAGTGACTATTCGTTACGAAACGGAAGAAGATGACGAAATTAGTTCCTGGGAAGAAATGGTACGACTCGAAAGTATCGGTGCTGTAAGTCAAAAACTAGCCTCTGTGTCCAGGTTTAACACAGATATTGCCGTTTCTGATGATTGTCCCGAAGCAGAACAAATTTACCCTCATTCTCCTGACTCTAATCAGGATTAAATTAACCGATTAATTGCTATATGCGGGCGGGTTTATCAAATATATTGCTTAAATAACCTAATTTTAGCGAAAAACCCGCCCCTACGAATTAATTGCTTATATGCGGACAGATTTATTTAATATATTGGTTAAATCACCTAATTTTGGTGGTAGTAACTGATAACTGATAACTGAAATGACCCCATCCCCCCACAAGATTTGTATTACCCTAGGAACCCGTCCCGAAGCCATTAAACTCGCTCCTGTGATTCAAAAATTTCGCTCTTGTCAGGAGTTCCAAACTCATGTGATCTTGACGGGACAACACAAGGAAATGGTAGAACAGGTGATGGATCTTTTTGGGTTAAAGGCAGATCGGGATCTCAAAATTATGCAGCCCCGTCAAACCCTTACAGAAATTACTTATCGTAGTTTACAAGGGTTAGAGGAGATTTTTCAAGATATACAACCCAAATTGGTGATAGTACAAGGCGATACTACTACCGCTTTTGCGGCCACATTAGCAGCATTTTATCAAAAAATTCCCATTGGCCATGTAGAAGCAGGGTTACGGACGGATAATATTTACAACCCCTATCCAGAAGAAGCGAACCGTCGTTTGATCTCTCAACTGACTCAACTCCATTTTGCCCCAACTCAACTAGCGTTAGAAAATTTACATCGTTCTGGGGTGACAGGGGAAGTCCATCTGACAGGAAATACTGTCATAGATGCTTTATTAAGCGTTGCTAAAAAACAGCCCGTTTGTGATGTTCCTGGATTAGACTGGAGTCAATACCGGGTACTTTTGGCAACAGTTCACCGACGAGAAAACTGGGGAGAACCTCTACAAGATATTCTCGCAGGTTTTAGTTTAATTTTAGACAAATTTCCCGATACTGCCTTATTATTGCCCATGCACCGTAACCCGACTGTGCGAGAACCTATACAAACTATCTTAGGAGAACATACTCGCGTATTCTTGACAGAACCGTTAGATTATGCTCAATTAGTCGGTGCTATTCAACGTTCTTATCTATTATTAACTGATTCGGGTGGACTTCAGGAGGAGGCCCCCAGTTTAGGTAAACCTGTTTTAGTTTTGCGGGAGACTACAGAACGTCCTGAAGCGATCGCGGCTGGAACTGCTAAATTAGTAGGAACCAATGTGGAGTCTATTGTCAGTGCTACGAGTGAGTTATTGAGTGATAAAATCGCTTATGAGCAGATGGCTAATGCAATCAACCCTTTTGGGGATGGGAAGGCTAGTGAGCGCATTTTAGAGATTGTACAGCGTTATTTAGGTAGGGATAATTCATGAATTATAGTTAAAATATTTAAGAGTTGGGTTAAGTCAATCTTGTCATTAAATCTTCAAAACTATAAGGACATTGATCCCGAAGGTTTAACTTATATTCACTTAAAACTAATCTTTTTGCTCTCTCGTATTCTTTGTCTATATCTATCTTATTTAAGAGAGTTTTTGTTAATCTTCTTTCAATTTCATCTTGAAAGTTATTAATTTCAGTTTTCCAGTGATTTCGAGGATAACTCTCAGGAGAATAGTCTAGTTTGAGTTTGTGTTCAATTAATCTTTTTAACCAACTACTGACAGCATGGAGTTGTTCTTTTCCTAAGTCTTCTATCTCCTCTTTTAAATTATCCCAATCAAGGGCTTTTATATTATGATCATTTAAAGCTTGAGCTTGTTGAATAGTCCACTCCACAAAGTCAGTTTCATAGAGATTAGTCATTTTAATTATCTCATGGGTTTGTGTTGTCTCATCAATAGAACTCATCAGTTAAACTCCTAATAAGTTATTTAATACCCGATCTGCTTTTATTGTATCAATTATCTACACCCTAAACCCAACCATGACACTAACTGTATATAACACCTTAACCCGTAAAAAAGAACCCTTTATCACCATTGAAACTGGCAAAGTGAGGATGTATTGTTGTGGTATTACGGTGTATGATTATTGTCATTTAGGACACGCACGGACTTGTATTGTCTGGGATGTGGTGCGTCGTTATTTACAATGGCGAGGCTATGAAGTTAAATATATTCAAAATTTCACCGATATTGACGATAAAATCTTAAATAGAGCCAGAAAAGAAGAAACTACTATGGAAGCCATCTCAGAACGGTTTATTGAGGCGTATTTTGAGGATATGGAACGTCTTAAAGTAAAACGGGCTGATGCTTATCCCCGTGCGACTCATAGTTTAGACGGAATTAAACGGTTAGTAGCCGAATTAGAGGAAAAAGGCTATGCTTATGGGTCTGATGGCGATGTTTACTATAGCGTGCGTCGTTTTAAAGACTATGGTAAACTATCAGGGCGAAAATTAGAGGATTTGCAAGCAGGAGCGAGCGGTAGAGTAGATTTAGCTGATACAGAGCCAATTAAGAAGAAAGATCCCTTTGATTTTGCCGTTTGGAAAGGGGCTAAACCTGGAGAACCTGCTTGGGAGTCCCCCTGGGGAAAAGGGCGGCCAGGATGGCATATTGAATGTTCTGCTATGGTACGAGAACGGTTAGGAGAAACTATTGATCTTCATGTGGGGGGGAGTGACCTAATTTTTCCCCATCATGAGAATGAAATTGCTCAGTCAGAAGCCGCTACTGGTCAACCTTTAGCCCGTTATTGGTTACATAATGGAATGGTTAAGGTTGGTGGGGAAAAAATGTCTAAATCTTTAGGAAATTTTACCACAATTCGGGACTTATTAGCTAAAATTGACCCGATGGCGGTACGATTATTTATTTTACAAGCTCATTATCGCAAACCTGTAGACTTTACAGATGAAGCATTAGAAGCGGCAACAAATGGCTGGCATACTATCAAAGAAGGGTTATTATTTGGTTATGAGTATGGTGCAAAATTAGGGTTTACTGTTTGTTCATCTTCCGAGACATTAACGCAAAGATTTCAAGAGGCAGTTGATGATGATTTTAACTTTGCGGAAGGGTTAGCGGTATTATTTGAAATTGCTAAAGAATTACGCAAAGAAGGCAATATTTTAGTTCATCAGGGACAGACAGAAACTGCACCTAAAATATTAGAAGAACAGTGGGTGACATTAGTAGACTTATGTCAAGTTTTAGGGTTAAAAACTGATAGTAATGAAGTCAAAGAAGAAGTAAGTAATGGGTTAAGTGATGAAGATATTGAAGGGTTAATTGAACAACGAAAAATGGCTCGTAAAAATAAAAATTATGCTGAGGGCGATCGCCTTCGGGATGAGTTAAAAGAGCAAGGAATTATTTTAGTTGATCAACCAGGAGGGGTGACAACTTGGCATCGAGGTTAAAAGAAATAATAGGGATTTTTTGCTAAAGGAATAAGACCATGAAGATTAAAATAAAAAATCTGGGTGTTTTTAAAGAAGCTGAATTTACCCTTGGTGACTTGACAATTATTTGTGGTCAAAATAATACTGGCAAAACTTATGCTACTTATGCACTTTTTGGCTTTTTATCTACTTGGAAGTCAATATTTTCTGTGGAAATTAACGATAATAAAATAGAAGAACTCTTAGCTAATGGTGTCACTCATATTGATATACAAGAATACGTTAAACAAGTAAATCAGATTGTTGCTAAAGGATGTAAAATTTATAGTAAAGAAATATCAAATATTTTTGCTGCAAAAGAAATACTATTTAAAGATGCAGAATTCTCTGTCACTCTGGACAATAAAGACATTCGTTTAAACACAATAATTAAACAGACAGTTGGTTCTGAAAATATATCTCTTTTTTCCATTTCTAATGAGGAAGCAATTACAGAATTAGTCGTTACTTTACTTGTTGATAAAAAAGAGGCAAAAATTCCTAGAGAGATTATTAAGCGTATGATAAATGATGGAATCAAAGATATTATTTTTAAGTATATTTTTTGCCGTCCTTTTATTGCTAGTGCAGAAAGAACTGGTGCTGCAATTTTTCGTAAAGAATTGAATTTTGCCCGTAATCGCTTGCTTGAAGAACTTGGCCAATCTGATCATAAATTTGATAGAGTTGAGCTTCTATTTAAAGAGTATCAAGATTATGCGCTGCCGATAAAAATCAACGTTGAATTTACTCGCAAACTTGAAAGTATAGTTAAGCAAAATAGTTTTATAACTGAAAAATATCCTGAAGTTTTAACAGATTTTGCAGATATTATCGGGGGTGAATATACAGTTACACGCAACGATGAATTATATTATGTACCGAAAGGGAAAAAAGTCAGACTTTCGATGGATGAGAGTTCTAGTGCTGTGCGTTCTTTACTAGATATTGGGTTTTATTTAAGACATGAAGCGCAACCTAATGATTTATTAATGGTAGATGAACCCGAATTAAATCTACACCCGGAAAATCAGCGACGGATGGCGCGACTTTTTGCTCGTTTAGTGAATCTTGGTATTAAGGTTTTTATTACTACTCACAGTGATTATATTGTCAAAGAATTGAACACTTTAATTATGCTGAATGGTGATAAACCTCACCTTAAACAAATTGAAGAAAAAGAAGGTTATCGGACTGAAGAACTTCTATCTTATGAAAAAGTTAAAGTCTATATTGCAGAAGAAGTATCAAAAAAACTCGATGGGAAAAGTAGAAAAAGTAAGTGTCATACTCTCACAGAAGCAAATATTAACCCAGAATTAGGAATTGAAGCGCGTAGCTTTGATATTACAATTAATGAGATGAACCGCATTCAGGAAGAAATTGTCTGGGGTTGCGAGTAATGTCTGATATTGCTATTCTTAAGGAAATAATCAAAACCTCGGCAACAGAAAGTATAGAAAATAATAATTATAATAAAAAGACAGTTATCCTTAAAGAATCTTCTAAAATTATATTAATTTAATTGGTTTTTTAGTACTGTATCTTTGACATTTTGTCAAATTTTAAGTTATGCAAAGTTAAAGGAGAAAGGGATACCTCTATGCTCTATCATCAAACCTAAAGTATGCCGAACAAGGATTAAAGTCAATATTAGGAGTAAATTCCAAAATGCTCAAAGGTTTAAAAATAGCGTTACAAGCAGACACGGGAAAATGGTTTTCTCGCTGCAATAACTGTCAGCAAACGGTGAATAACGTTTCTGATACCATAACAGTCCATATTGATAGTCCTGTCGCTAATCATCCCTATGCACATTTTGACGTGATTGACGTAGGTGGTGGTAAAATTGCGCTTAAGGCAGACACGGGTAAGTATGTAGCGCGGTGTAACGGTTGTATTGTTAATGGGGCCTATCCCGACTTCGTTACCGTTCATATTGATGATCCTTCTTTACCCTACGCCCAATTTACTCCTGAACGCTTAGCAAATGGTAAATACGCCTTAAAAGCAGATACAGGTAAGTATGTATCGCGTTGTAACGGTTGCTCTCCCACCTCTGCTTATCCCGATACTGTAACCATTCATGTTGACGACCCGAATAATGCACCTTGGGCCCAGTGGACAGTTAGTTATATTCCTTTTTCTTATTTAGAAAGGTATGACAGGATTCCTGCTGAGAATGTAGCGGATAAAGTTGCAGTTGTTAATCAAGGAGTGTGGACAGATTGGACAGGATTATTTAAAGAATTGAGAGCAAATCGCCCCATTTTTATCACACCAAAATTTACATTAGTTAGTTTATTTCCTGACGTGCAAGAAGTTTTATCTCGCTCAGAAGTATTTACGGTGAGAACTTTTGCGCCCAAAATGGACCCAGTTTTTGGACCTTGTATGTTGGCAAGAGATAACTCAGAATATAACTGGCGAGATAAGTCTGTTCTGAGAACCATGTTGCAATTGGAGGATTTACCAAGGGTGAGAAAAATGGCGGGAGAAATTGCTAAATCTGCTTTAGATAAAGCGACTCCCACCTCAAAAATTGAAGTGCTTCAGGACTTAGCTAAATTCGTTCCTATCAGACTTTGTGGCGACTATTTTGGCTTTCCTGGCCCTGATTTAGCCACCATGTATCGTTGGTCAAAAGCAACTCAAGACGATATGTTTAGAAATTTGACCAACGACCCTAAAATTCATGAAGCGTCGGTGCAAGCGGGTAATGAAATGCGTGCTTATCTGACTGAACTTCTCAAACAAAAAAAAGCGCAATCAGTTAATACTAATGCACCTGCCGATGTTTTTACGCGGTTTGCTACTACAAAATTTGCGAGTGATATTTCCTTTGATGAAAACAAAATCATCAGCCATATGATCATTTTGCTAGTTGGTAGCATAGAAGGTACTGGACAGGTAATAACTCAGGCGATCGAACAACTGCTTAAACGTCCTGAAGTTTTCCAAAAAGCCTTAGCCGCAGCTAAAGCTAACGATGACACAACTTTTGATAAGTATGTTTGGGAGTCCATTCGTTTTAATCCTTTTAGTCCCTTTCTGGTGCGTTTTTGTGAAGCTGATTATACTTTAGCGGCGGGAACCCCCAGAGAAACCCGTATACCTGCTAAAAGCGTCGTTTTAGCGGGTGTTGGTTCAGCTATGTTTGATCCTGGTGTAGTGAAAAATCCTGATCAGTTTTCTATCGACCGACCTAAGTATCACTATATGCACTTTGGTTATGGTAGTCATACCTGTGGTGGTGAACATATTGCCGGGGTTGTTGTTCCTGAAGTGGTCAAACAAATCATGCTACGGCCAGGCATAAGATTTCTACCTGGGGATGAAGGCAAAGTTCAATATCAAGGTTATATACCCACCCGTTTTGTGGTTGGTTACGACAAGTAAAATCATGTTTTTCCTCGTTAAAACCTAGATCCATTAAAGATCAATTTCACAGGATATTCTTATGCCAGATCAAGTAGAGCAAGTAAGAAAAACAATTGAAGAATATAATGAGGCATTTGCTAAGCTTAAACCTAGTATATTGTTTCCTTTTTATCATTATCCATCAATCCTCATTACCCAGGAAACAGCCGTAAGCATTAACAATAAATTAAAGCTGTGGATTGTTTTTACCAAGATTGTAGGTGATTTGAAGAAACAGAACTATGGCAAAAGTCAAACGAGTCCTCTAAACATCAAATTACTTAGTGATAATTTAGCAGTTGTTAGTGCTGTGGCTACTCGTTACACAAAAGATAATCAACTGCTAACCAGCTTTGGTTTTACTTACACAATGCGTAAAGTAGAGGATCGTTGGAAAATCATTGTTGGAACTATTCATGATGTAGATGCTGTTTCTTCCTGAAATCTAAATCCGTAGGGGTCAAAGTCCTTTGAACCCTACACATAAACGACTAAATCCATTAAATCCATTCACAAGGAGTCATGATTATGTCAGATAAAATTAACCAAATTGTCGGTGAATTTAAGCAAGTTTTAGGCATTAAAGTCGCCGATAGTGCATTAGGTAAAAAGAAAGCTGAAAAGGCAGCTAAAAAAAGTATTGTTCAACTCAAAGAACAGAAATTTAACAAACCCCTTGATCAATTATCAAAAGTCAAGGGAAAGCTGGTTTTTAGTGATAGTAATAAGCCCTTACACAATATTCAATTAGAATTGTGGGATCGGGATATTGGGACTCCTGGAGATTATTTAGGAACAGGTATTACTGATTATAATGGTCAGTTTACTATCTATTATGATCCTGCCAGTGCGGGGTTTCTAGACTTACCAGATTTAGAATTGAGACTGCTAGATAATCGGATTCATTTTGATAAAGAAAATCAACCAGTTTCTACCTATCGTATTGCTTACATTATCAAAGGGCCAGACAATGTAAAGCAAAAAGAATATGATTTAGGCACTTGTACTATTCCTTACTGGTTGTATAAACCTGATAGTCATTTTGCTCGTTTATTTTTCAGTGAATTAGAAGGCACACCGGATGATTATTCCGTTGGTCGTACCCTTGCCGGTTATGATGCAGCTAGTGGTTTAGTGCCAATTAAAGCTAAGCACGTTATCACTAATACACTACATCCTGATCAACCAAGTTTACCAGAAATTCAAGCGGCTTATCCTCCTAATTTGACCATGAAATTGGATCAAAAAACGCCAGGTTATAGCCGTAGTGATGAATACTTTGTTGATCGGATTATTAATGGGATGAACCCCTGTTTATTGAAGCGCAATAAAAGCAATCCTAATCTATTTAAGACTGCATTCATCTGGAATGACTACGAAAAAGATGATGACCACGACCTCAATAATGTGGAAGTCTTTTTTGAGTTAAAAGGAGATAAATTAGTCGCCACTTCGATAACAGTTCAAAGTCGTTATTCTGACTCTTATGCTCCTCATTCTCTCCTAAAAGCTCCCGTTACTTTTACCCCTAAAGATGGGGATAAATGGTCACAAGCAAAACGTATTTTTCGGACTAATAGTTTCTTTGCAGCAGAAATGATTGAGCATTATATTAAGGCTCATTTACAGATGGAACAATATACCATTGCTGCTTTCCGCAACTTACGCAAAAATCCTGTCCGTTTGATCTTATCTCCTCACGTAAAAAGTTTGGTTAATATTAATCAACGGGCTGATGAAGTATTAGTATCACCGACAATTGGTTTAGTGACAACTAATGGACCTTTAACCCCTGCTTCAGTGGTACAAATATGTAAAGAAAGTATTGCCACTTATGATTGGAAAGGTTGGAAACCCCGTCAACCTTTATGTGAAAGCCATACTTTTGCTAAGATAGCTAATCTTTACTGGCAGGTTTTAACTGAATACCTCGACATCTTTTTTGAAGATTATAAAGACGAAATCGTCAAAGAATGGGTAGAAATTCGTCGTTTATCTGATGATATTGTCGAACATAGTGTTGCTTATGAACCTCATATACCCTGTGGTTCTGCTCCTGATAGTGACTACGACTGGTATGATTACAATGAGCTTGATAAACCCGATATTCCCAGGGTGACAATTAATGGGAAAGTCAAGGCAACTCGACCAATTACTAATTCAGATCAACCCAATGAGACAGATATCCAAAATTTAAAAGAGTTTTGCCGTTATGTTGTCTTTGTTCTCACTTTCTGGCATTCTTGGGTCAATGATGCTCAGGCTAATGAAGGTGGAGAACTTTACTATAGTTCACTCGCTTTACGCAATGGAAGTTTTGGCAGTGAAAACGATCCAAATATTGCACCAAATATTTTAGAATCCACCAATCTAATCTATATGGTCAATGTTTTGACTGCTATTAAATATGGTTATATTCTCAAAAATGAGGATGACGATATTCCTGAAGAACTCAGAACAACTTTGGCAAGTTATAAAGATAAATTTGCTAGTTTGAACTACGATATTGGCAATATTCGAGCCTTGATCAATGTCTAGATTGTAGGGTGGGCAATGCCCACCCTACGATTTATTAGTAATCTTTAGGCAATGGGTTTCTTATCTATATTTTTTTCAATTCCTTTAAGATACAAACCCATATCGTGATCTTTGATACCATCAATACCCGGTTTGCCTAAATCTTCGATTGAGGCTTTGACTCTATCTTTAAATTCATTCCACCAACGGATATCAAAGTGAAGGATGTTGAGTGCGTCAATATACAAGAATGTTCCCATATGTTTATATCCAAAGGCACTGGGAGCAACACGAGTAACAATATCGTTGTTATGAACAAATCGGAAACTGCATGATTTGTATTTGAGATCAAAATTTTTGGCAAAGTTACTATCTCCGGTGCGAGGTTGCCCAAAGGTATATAATCCATGAACAGGTTTATTAAGATCAATCATTTTAGCTACACCTAATGTGGCTAAAGCCGCACCAAGACTATGACCTGTAAACCAAATAGTTTGCCCTTTAGTTTGAAACTCTTGAATCGTTTTGATTGTATCATCCCAAGCAAAATTAATAGCTTTTAAAAATCCACAATGAACTTTTCCTAAAGGATGAACTGTGAATTTCAGATTGACATCACTCATCACATCTTGCATTTTGCTGGGTTCTGTACCTCGAAAAGAGATAATAATTTTTTCATCATCTCCAGCAACAAAACATTGGGTTTCATTTATGTCGATAAAGCGACAATTGGGCATTTTCCAATCATTTTTTAAGGTATTTTCAACAACTTCCTTTGGTTTATAAGCAAGTTGGGCGGCTTTTCCTAATAGATAGGCATTCTTTCCGCTATATTTAGTTGCTAAGGGATCAAAATTTACATCTGTCATGGCTTTAGTATTAGTAAGGTGTGCTAGAAGCGACAATTTTTGCTATGACGAGGATTTAACAATCCGTCGTAACTCACCAATTTTAATGTGTCAATATTTGCTGTTAATTTCTAATTATACCGTATCAGTACCAGATTATCAAATTTGTGAGTTTAATTTGTTAACTCAAGGCTTGTATTTATGATTAGACTAGAGAGTATATTCATGTATTCTTGCCCTATGCCTGAAGTTATTAAAATCCCCATCGAACTCACCCGCTTCCAACTTCCTGTCGCAGTTCAAGATAGATTACACTGTTTACTAAATCAGCAAGATCAAGGAAATATTCTCTCTCGATCTGAACAACAAGAAGCCGAAGGATTAGTCGAATTAGCCGAATTTCTATCTCTGTTGCATTTACATTCTCAACGAGTAATGAAACAAGAGTAGATCACGACAGTGCCACAGTGTTAGCAATTCGGACAGAAGAAGCCTTTTTGGGTCGTCATCCCCCTCCCTAAAAAAATATATTTCCTCTTAACTTTTAAGTCAAATTATAACATTTTGACCCACACGTAAGAACAGTGGCCAATTAATTGTCATAATTTGGGTTGTCAATGACCACTTATTTGAGATCTCTGTCATTAAAGTTAATAAATTATCCTCACCATGAATTTTTATGTATTTTTGGGTGGCTGACCAAGTAGTGAAGTAACCAATTAATTGCTTTACTGTCCAATCATGAGTCATAGAATAATTTGGAGTAGGGATATCACTAAAAGGAAAAGAAATGGTTTGATATTGAGTATCGATGAGTTGTCTTTCTGGAGGCCAACAGGATTCTATCTGATCATAAAACTCCTGTAAAGCAACATTTAAGGAATCAGAAGCATGGGGAATTTCTAATAATCCATAACACCAGATAGCAATAATTCCTTTAGGTTTAAGAACTCGTTTAACTTCCCTGTAGAAGCTTTTACCTCTTAACAATAAACCCCTGGACACACTAAGTCTAGGGGTTTATTATTTAAGACATTAAGTGCATAACTCCAAGACTAAATGATCGAACAGCATCCGAACGCCTTTAGATGCTGTTTTTAGTCTTAACAACCTGATGGGTGTTCCTTTCCTTTGCGGGTCGTGCATCCACTCATAAAGGTCTTTTAAGACATCATTATTCCTTCTTCCTTTTGTGGTTTCAACTCTAGTAAATATCCATTGCCACAACGTCTTACGGCACAAGTCAGAACCAAACCTAACCTTTTTTTCTTGCTTCTTGCCGCTTGATGACTCAGTAGGCGCAACCCCTAACATTTTCTCAAATCTACGTCTTGATAAATACCTTTTAGTGTATTTATTCTTGCTGCGTTTGGTCGCTGGTTTAAAGACTACAATCGGCTTGTTATCTTCATCTAAGAAATTCTCAAACGGATAAATCTGACTGATTAAAATTGCTTGTTGTCTTTTTCCAAATCCAAACTTAATTAACACTTTTAGATAAGGTTTAAACCGTTCATGCTGCATTAATTCGGTTAACTCTTGCTCTATCTCAATTTCTTCTGATTGAAGGTCAATTAATCGTTTAGCGTGCTTTCTGACCGTATCAGTTAA
It encodes the following:
- a CDS encoding DUF6679 family protein; this translates as MLHRKIYQLCTEGREICLFLRDQQRWIEAATIVSLEGDLVTIRYETEEDDEISSWEEMVRLESIGAVSQKLASVSRFNTDIAVSDDCPEAEQIYPHSPDSNQD
- the purF gene encoding amidophosphoribosyltransferase, producing the protein MTANHPLCDTEHLVLESTDIDDLPLDKPEEACGVFGIYAPEEEVAKLTYFGLYALQHRGQESAGIATLDGDTLHVHKDMGLVSQVFKEDILNQLTGNIAVGHNRYSTTGSSHKANAQPVVLPSRLGQFALAHNGNLVNTLQLRQTLEERGCNFQTSTDSEMIAVAIAQEVNEGKDWLEGAISAFQLCSGAYSLVIGTPIGLMGVRDPNGIRPLVIGILNNNPVRYVLASETCGLDIIGAEYLRDVEPGELVWITEEGLASFHWAPKPQRKLCVFEMIYFARPDSLMHDETLYSYRLRLGQQLAKESFVDADLVMGVPDSGIPASIGFSQVSGITYGEGLIKNRYVGRTFIQPTQHMRESGIKMKLNPLKDVLNGKRVIIVDDSIVRGTTSRKIVKALRDAGATEVHMRISSPPVTHPCFYGIDTDNQNQLIAATKTVADIAEQIGVDSLAYLSWKGMLEATGEDINSFCSACFTGDYPVAIPENVKRSKLILEKAKV
- the cysS gene encoding cysteine--tRNA ligase, producing the protein MTLTVYNTLTRKKEPFITIETGKVRMYCCGITVYDYCHLGHARTCIVWDVVRRYLQWRGYEVKYIQNFTDIDDKILNRARKEETTMEAISERFIEAYFEDMERLKVKRADAYPRATHSLDGIKRLVAELEEKGYAYGSDGDVYYSVRRFKDYGKLSGRKLEDLQAGASGRVDLADTEPIKKKDPFDFAVWKGAKPGEPAWESPWGKGRPGWHIECSAMVRERLGETIDLHVGGSDLIFPHHENEIAQSEAATGQPLARYWLHNGMVKVGGEKMSKSLGNFTTIRDLLAKIDPMAVRLFILQAHYRKPVDFTDEALEAATNGWHTIKEGLLFGYEYGAKLGFTVCSSSETLTQRFQEAVDDDFNFAEGLAVLFEIAKELRKEGNILVHQGQTETAPKILEEQWVTLVDLCQVLGLKTDSNEVKEEVSNGLSDEDIEGLIEQRKMARKNKNYAEGDRLRDELKEQGIILVDQPGGVTTWHRG
- a CDS encoding AAA family ATPase, with protein sequence MKIKIKNLGVFKEAEFTLGDLTIICGQNNTGKTYATYALFGFLSTWKSIFSVEINDNKIEELLANGVTHIDIQEYVKQVNQIVAKGCKIYSKEISNIFAAKEILFKDAEFSVTLDNKDIRLNTIIKQTVGSENISLFSISNEEAITELVVTLLVDKKEAKIPREIIKRMINDGIKDIIFKYIFCRPFIASAERTGAAIFRKELNFARNRLLEELGQSDHKFDRVELLFKEYQDYALPIKINVEFTRKLESIVKQNSFITEKYPEVLTDFADIIGGEYTVTRNDELYYVPKGKKVRLSMDESSSAVRSLLDIGFYLRHEAQPNDLLMVDEPELNLHPENQRRMARLFARLVNLGIKVFITTHSDYIVKELNTLIMLNGDKPHLKQIEEKEGYRTEELLSYEKVKVYIAEEVSKKLDGKSRKSKCHTLTEANINPELGIEARSFDITINEMNRIQEEIVWGCE
- the wecB gene encoding non-hydrolyzing UDP-N-acetylglucosamine 2-epimerase — encoded protein: MTPSPHKICITLGTRPEAIKLAPVIQKFRSCQEFQTHVILTGQHKEMVEQVMDLFGLKADRDLKIMQPRQTLTEITYRSLQGLEEIFQDIQPKLVIVQGDTTTAFAATLAAFYQKIPIGHVEAGLRTDNIYNPYPEEANRRLISQLTQLHFAPTQLALENLHRSGVTGEVHLTGNTVIDALLSVAKKQPVCDVPGLDWSQYRVLLATVHRRENWGEPLQDILAGFSLILDKFPDTALLLPMHRNPTVREPIQTILGEHTRVFLTEPLDYAQLVGAIQRSYLLLTDSGGLQEEAPSLGKPVLVLRETTERPEAIAAGTAKLVGTNVESIVSATSELLSDKIAYEQMANAINPFGDGKASERILEIVQRYLGRDNS
- a CDS encoding DUF29 domain-containing protein, whose amino-acid sequence is MSSIDETTQTHEIIKMTNLYETDFVEWTIQQAQALNDHNIKALDWDNLKEEIEDLGKEQLHAVSSWLKRLIEHKLKLDYSPESYPRNHWKTEINNFQDEIERRLTKTLLNKIDIDKEYERAKRLVLSEYKLNLRDQCPYSFEDLMTRLT